The DNA segment tgcacttaccaatgaaacatgtcgtttacatcacagatgctagtctcgaacTCAACCGATCTTTATCTTCATTTTAGATTGTTGATTCGACTagaaacctgtttagaatatatggtacactttctaatgaatttcatgatcttatgttGCGAGACAGATCTTAAGgtacctattatatattcaaggactttatctacacaactttcatagataaagtaaatgtataattggataaaaccgtattaagataaaaatcgtttttacattagagtcagtAAAAGTCAAGTCACAAGTTGGTTCATTAGGCACTTGCTCTAACAAAATGGTCGATATTTGGGTGAGTGTTTTGAATGTCCATGAATGTGAAACAATGGGAATGCTATATAAATATGTAATCAATTTTCTCATTGAATCTTACTCTATATTATCTTTTTATAGGCATATATTCTCTTATTGTAAGTACTACTTTTTTgtcttttgttttttcttattttactaCTTAACATTTATgttatggatttttttattcCTTCGGTATCACATTATGTTCGTCTGTATTCCTCATATCTTGGGTTGACAAATCCAATGAGTGTCAAAGAACCCATCCATAGTGTATGAAGAGAAATAATATTCTCGACTTTAATTGTTATAATTCCttagatttttaattatttctctaaaattatttttctttgttgatttgattgagtagattattttatgtgattttgcCTTTCTTAGATAAAGAGATAATCATTCAAAAGTAGTCTAAATATGTTATTTATTGGAATGATTTAAAGAGATATGATATCAATGGTTaaatagagtttatttctaataaaactcttactttccttatgTTATAGGTTTTCTTGTGGAGATAAAAGtctacatctataaataagagatcaaGGACATCATTGGGCCCCCCTCTCGGCTTCTTCATTGAGAATAGTCATACACACACTTGTGCACGCCGTGAATATCAAAGAAATAACTCGTCAAGGATCGTGCTGTTTTTGAAGAGTGGTGATCgagtgttgccttgaatgttggaaacatctgcagacaacatccgtgacgacgttggctgaagatcgttttCGTGGCTTCTTCTTTTGGCATCacgtttttgctttcttgtttaaagttcttattctggttatttgttttagaaaacgtttattttctcaacttgttgaggaaattgatttttgtcataatcactagtgataTGTTTTGTGTAAACATTGttgttttctagtgattaactTTTGTCATAAGACACCGCACAattatttatacttgtgcatatttaatcttgtccatctatttatttaaaatcgatttgtgttacaaaatattatattccgctgcatgttgtccgaaatcttgtaacatctggcacaacacttaattctAATAATACACAAATTCACGATTTTACAATctagatatttttattattctgGATATCTGTCGAATAACATAATTCCTTATAGTGTATTTCTTCACATTTCACTTATTTAGTTTATTCGATTCACATTTAAAGCCCAAAAAGCCTCTTAACTCGATGAAATGATCTCTTCCTAGAAATCCTTAAATCTCATTTCAATTATTTGTGGGGGCAATTTGGTTGAAATTACATTTATTGTACGTAGTGCACTCCAGCTCTCAAACATTAAAACTTTCCCCGTAGGCAAAGGCCGTATGCACGTGGTTTCTGTCTGCAAATGTTTAAAGACTCATAAAGACATTTCAATTCTGTCCTGCCATTGAGCCCACCGACATTTTCGCCACGATTGGTGAcaatattttctaatttaagAAATTCCCAGGATTCTTTTTTAAGGATCGAGCTCGAATTCAAACTTGTAAAAGGAAGATTGGAAGCAAAATTTGAACAATAGTTGGAGCCGAGTGACAATAAGTATGATAATACAAGTTTGAAGCTAGAATTGTTTAACTACATTTTAAGAATTGAATTTGAGCATTTCAAGAATATCTCAAAAGAATTGAGTAATCcacaaaaaattaaagtttgtCTCCAATGAAACTCACTTGATCCTCACCCAAATACTATGACTAGGCACACCCTGGTGCACCACAAACAGCATGTAATAGCCCGGTGGCGCGATGTTAGCTGTTGGCGGTGCATACACCGTCAGTTTATGAGCAAATACAGATAATTGTTCTGCACTAGCAATGTGCAACACAAGGAGTCTCTGGTTCATGGCGAAAGAGTGAGTAGAAAATGAAGGTGCAGCCATTGTTACGGTGTACTCTCCCTCAGGATGGTACATCTTCATGCTCAAAGTGATGGAGAATTCCTGGCAGTAGGATAAAACATTGTCTGTTGGACCCTCAATGGAGAGAATTGAAGGGCGGAGATGGCTGTATTTCTCCGCCCCGTACGGCGGAGAGAAAGCTTCTAAGCTTAGCTCCGTGGGGTACTTCACGTCGGTGTAGGTGTACCTTACGTGTGGATTGCTTCCCCCAACTAGGATTCTGCCATCTGGCAACAAGGTGGCTGAGGAGTGGTAGAGTCTTGGGATTTTGCTGGGGTTGAGCACGGTGAATCTTTTCTTCGGGTCGGATTCGTCGGGTCTGTAGAAAAGTGGGTTAAGTACCGGGTCAATTGCGGATTCCCACCCGGCTGTTCCTTTAGCTGCTCCGTTTAAAATGATGAGGTCGCCGGTCGGTAGGATAAGCATGTCGGGCATTACCCGACTCATTGGCATGTTTTCCATGACCCATTTAGGATTCGGATCCGTAACCCGGATTCTTCCACATGATTTAGAAGCTGCCATGAAATGACCGTTCGTAGCATTGATGTACGCGCCACCTCTTGCACCTCCGCACACCATCACCTCCACCGACGGTGAAACTGGTGGAAACGTAAAAAACCCATCTGCAATGGGGGGATTTAGCTTCAGCGGCAGCATAGCCGATGAACCTGTCGCCGGATACGATCTTTTCTCACCTGGAATCGCCGGAAATTCTTTTACAATCTTGTAATTCACGTAATCCAGCACTACAGAGCGTTGATTTGCGAAAACGAAGAGATTCCCGTCTGGCAATAGATGCAAGAATGGATACAGATTGTTCTCTTCTGCCGGGTCTGTGGTTTCTTTCAAAAATGGGAAATAATAAACCTGTTTTTCGAGTAAATTCTTGGGGAAGAACTCGTAGTTAAAAGCCCTTCTTCCACCGACAACAATCACACGCCCATCGGGTAGAATTTGATTAGACGCATACCATCTCTGAACAGATAAAGTCTCATGCTGCAGCTCAATCCAGTCGCATTCATCGTGGATGCATGGAGTAAATATCCTAATTTTGTGGTCTCCGCCGTGATATCCACCAGTTTGAATGAGAATTCCGGCGGAATTAACGGAGCCAGAGGAACACCAGACGTCTGTCTGCACCATTAGCGGGCGGTAGGTGTTGGAAGCGACGTCGTATAGGAGGGAGTGAGCAGTACAATCTTCTATGATGGCCTCGTCGTTGTACCTACATTTTCCAGAAGGTAATGATAGGTTTGAACGACCGAAATCGGTTCGGTCAAAGATGACGATTTTGTTGTTGAAGAGGAGTTGCATGTGCATGGCGGAGACACCAATGGATTTCTGTAAAAGGGTCCATTCTCCGCCGCCGGTGACATGAACGGCTGTGTGGTGTGAGGTGGTGATGGTGAAAGGGAAGATTGGAAACGAGATCTGTGGTTGGAATCTTGACGAGGAGGCGAGGCCAGCCGGGGAAAAGGCAGGTTTGGGGTGTGGGTGGCGCTGTGAAGTGGAAGTGAAGAGCAAGAGAGTGATGGCAAGAAACAGCACAAGAGagaatttcttgaatttcattTGAAGATAAGGGGTTCTCTTCTGTTTTCTTGATTTGAAACAAAAATCTTGAAGATGGCTATAAATTCAATTCAGAATGAACTATTATTCGGCAAAGAAGtggaatttaaaaatatttctgtTACGCTCAGATTTGCTTCTTCCTTGCATAACTGATTATATATAAATAGGCCATAATTGAGGGTGATAATTATATTGGGAAGCATGCAAGAATTTAGAACACGGAAATTAAACTCATCGAAATCCGCGTTCCTAAATCAACTCTCGATGAGTTTAATTTTTGTGTTGTAAATTCTTGCATGCTCCCAATATAATTACCATCCCTCATTATGGtctatttatatataatcaattaTGCAAGGAAGAAGCATATATATTTGATGCATTTTCACCATTTTCTTAATCTTTGATTAGAATAGTGCGAGGGGTGCTCTCACGGCCACCTATATGCTTTAATTTTTCAAGATGGTATTCACGTATAAGTTTTAATAAAGATCACGATTACATGCATATGAACATAAGTGCTTGGTCGAAAATGTCgaaaatagaataaaaaatgATCGATTAAAGATATTTATGTCACTATATCACAAATCGCAACAATTTTGGCCATTTAtaaaaattgctcaacccgaaaACACTCAACCCGAACTAGAACCCGATCAGCCCgatttcgaattttttaaaatttttttaaagaaaattaaaaaaaataatattttaatttaaaaacataataacaaaatctctctcatatatatgatttaaatttgaaagtttgaaagtctaattgtagaaaaataaaatatatttactaaatcaaataaacaattgtttagaaaatataaatgttcaaaataaatNccatctatttatttaaaatcgatttgtgttacaaaatattatattccgctgcatgttgtccgaaatcttgtaacatctggcacaacacttaattctAATAATACACAAATTCACGATTTTACAATctagatatttttattattctgGATATCTGTCGAATAACATAATTCCTTATAGTGTATTTCTTCACATTTCACTTATTTAGTTTATTCGATTCACATTTAAAGCCCAAAAAGCCTCTTAACTCGATGAAATGATCTCTTCCTAGAAATCCTTAAATCTCATTTCAATTATTTGTGGGGGCAATTTGGTTGAAATTACATTTATTGTACGTAGTGCACTCCAGCTCTCAAACATTAAAACTTTCCCCGTAGGCAAAGGCCGTATGCACGTGGTTTCTGTCTGCAAATGTTTAAAGACTCATAAAGACATTTCAATTCTGTCCTGCCATTGAGCCCACCGACATTTTCGCCACGATTGGTGAcaatattttctaatttaagAAATTCCCAGGATTCTTTTTTAAGGATCGAGCTCGAATTCAAACTTGTAAAAGGAAGATTGGAAGCAAAATTTGAACAATAGTTGGAGCCGAGTGACAATAAGTATGATAATACAAGTTTGAAGCTAGAATTGTTTAACTACATTTTAAGAATTGAATTTGAGCATTTCAAGAATATCTCAAAAGAATTGAGTAATCcacaaaaaattaaagtttgtCTCCAATGAAACTCACTTGATCCTCACCCAAATACTATGACTAGGCACACCCTGGTGCACCACAAACAGCATGTAATAGCCCGGTGGCGCGATGTTAGCTGTTGGCGGTGCATACACCGTCAGTTTATGAGCAAATACAGATAATTGTTCTGCACTAGCAATGTGCAACACAAGGAGTCTCTGGTTCATGGCGAAAGAGTGAGTAGAAAATGAAGGTGCAGCCATTGTTACGGTGTACTCTCCCTCAGGATGGTACATCTTCATGCTCAAAGTGATGGAGAATTCCTGGCAGTAGGATAAAACATTGTCTGTTGGACCCTCAATGGAGAGAATTGAAGGGCGGAGATGGCTGTATTTCTCCGCCCCGTACGGCGGAGAGAAAGCTTCTAAGCTTAGCTCCGTGGGGTACTTCACGTCGGTGTAGGTGTACCTTACGTGTGGATTGCTTCCCCCAACTAGGATTCTGCCATCTGGCAACAAGGTGGCTGAGGAGTGGTAGAGTCTTGGGATTTTGCTGGGGTTGAGCACGGTGAATCTTTTCTTCGGGTCGGATTCGTCGGGTCTGTAGAAAAGTGGGTTAAGTACCGGGTCAATTGCGGATTCCCACCCGGCTGTTCCTTTAGCTGCTCCGTTTAAAATGATGAGGTCGCCGGTCGGTAGGATAAGCATGTCGGGCATTACCCGACTCATTGGCATGTTTTCCATGACCCATTTAGGATTCGGATCCGTAACCCGGATTCTTCCACATGATTTAGAAGCTGCCATGAAATGACCGTTCGTAGCATTGATGTACGCGCCACCTCTTGCACCTCCGCACACCATCACCTCCACCGACGGTGAAACTGGTGGAAACGTAAAAAACCCATCTGCAATGGGGGGATTTAGCTTCAGCGGCAGCATAGCCGATGAACCTGTCGCCGGATACGATCTTTTCTCACCTGGAATCGCCGGAAATTCTTTTACAATCTTGTAATTCACGTAATCCAGCACTACAGAGCGTTGATTTGCGAAAACGAAGAGATTCCCGTCTGGCAATAGATGCAAGAATGGATACAGATTGTTCTCTTCTGCCGGGTCTGTGGTTTCTTTCAAAAATGGGAAATAATAAACCTGTTTTTCGAGTAAATTCTTGGGGAAGAACTCGTAGTTAAAAGCCCTTCTTCCACCGACAACAATCACACGCCCATCGGGTAGAATTTGATTAGACGCATACCATCTCTGAACAGATAAAGTCTCATGCTGCAGCTCAATCCAGTCGCATTCATCGTGGATGCATGGAGTAAATATCCTAATTTTGTGGTCTCCGCCGTGATATCCACCAGTTTGAATGAGAATTCCGGCGGAATTAACGGAGCCAGAGGAACACCAGACGTCTGTCTGCACCATTAGCGGGCGGTAGGTGTTGGAAGCGACGTCGTATAGGAGGGAGTGAGCAGTACAATCTTCTATGATGGCCTCGTCGTTGTACCTACATTTTCCAGAAGGTAATGATAGGTTTGAACGACCGAAATCGGTTCGGTCAAAGATGACGATTTTGTTGTTGAAGAGGAGTTGCATGTGCATGGCGGAGACACCAATGGATTTCTGTAAAAGGGTCCATTCTCCGCCGCCGGTGACATGAACGGCTGTGTGGTGTGAGGTGGTGATGGTGAAAGGGAAGATTGGAAACGAGATCTGTGGTTGGAATCTTGACGAGGAGGCGAGGCCAGCCGGGGAAAAGGCAGGTTTGGGGTGTGGGTGGCGCTGTGAAGTGGAAGTGAAGAGCAAGAGAGTGATGGCAAGAAACAGCACAAGAGagaatttcttgaatttcattTGAAGATAAGGGGTTCTCTTCTGTTTTCTTGATTTGAAACAAAAATCTTGAAGATGGCTATAAATTCAATTCAGAATGAACTATTATTCGGCAAAGAAGtggaatttaaaaatatttctgtTACGCTCAGATTTGCTTCTTCCTTGCATAACTGATTATATATAAATAGGCCATAATTGAGGGTGATAATTATATTGGGAAGCATGCAAGAATTTAGAACACGGAAATTAAACTCATCGAAATCCGCGTTCCTAAATCAACTCTCGATGAGTTTAATTTTTGTGTTGTAAATTCTTGCATGCTCCCAATATAATTACCATCCCTCATTATGGtctatttatatataatcaattaTGCAAGGAAGAAGCATATATATTTGATGCATTTTCACCATTTTCTTAATCTTTGATTAGAATAGTGCGAGGGGTGCTCTCACGGCCACCTATATGCTTTAATTTTTCAAGATGGTATTCACGTATAAGTTTTAATAAAGATCACGATTACATGCATATGAACATAAGTGCTTGGTCGAAAATGTCgaaaatagaataaaaaatgATCGATTAAAGATATTTATGTCACTATATCACAAATCGCAACAATTTTGGCCATTTAtaaaaattgctcaacccgaaaACACTCAACCCGAACTAGAACCCGATCAGCCCgatttcgaattttttaaaatttttttaaagaaaattaaaaaaaataatattttaatttaaaaacataataacaaaatctctctcatatatatgatttaaatttgaaagtttgaaagtctaattgtagaaaaataaaatatatttactaaatcaaataaacaattgtttagaaaatataaatgttcaaaataaatattaaattatgaaaatgtatgatataaatatacaataaatattttttcagacataaaatatataaaaatgtaagcaatatttattaattacatatttttttaaaaaaaaatttaaaatttttgggtcaattcgggttgacccgaacccaacccaacccgatcatttttttcgggtcagctatcgggtccaatcCGAACCCGAAAACTCTAAACCCaaatctgatttttttcgggttgatgggtcgtgtctgattttaaCACCTCTACGTTATTTGATATTTAAGTGGAGAGATGATGAATATTCAATATATATTGATACTTTACAACATGCATGAGATATTAAGCTAATGTTTTAAAGTAGTCAGATTAAATTGGATTTGTATGTGATGAAGATGGATGAAAGGAATGATATAACTGATTAAATTATAATCTAACAAAAAATTGATGAATTACACTTAAATTTATAATACGTATACATTATTTACTCGATTTATTTGTTTGAGataatcaaaattataattcaactggaaatattttttttgatgatTAAGCTCATATTAATCCCATTTAAGATTAAACAACTTAAAACTTTGCTCCCACACTTCAACGTGCTTTTTATAACATtgctataaatataattatatcaaatcACTTTGAatgtgaaaattaatattttttgggaaaatttcattttgattTTATGTGTTTGCTTATATATGCTTTTTAGTTttttatgttgtcaaattttagtTCCAGTATTACAACTTTCaattttttagcatttttgTAAGCACTGTGTTGACACTACATTGGAAAAAAATGGCAGAttacaaaacaaacaaaaacaatgcattaaaatttgacaatatgAGAGACCATATTGACAAAAAGACAAATATACAATAccaaaatcataatatttcctGTTATTTGTTTTACATTTATATGACATTtagttcattttcttttttaaataatttttttccttattttatcaTATTCCAATCATTTTCTTTGTAGAATTAAATGAATCAGATCTTATAAAACCAAACATTGTACAAAGCGacacaaataatttttaaaaaatgaaatttaaaaatataatattaagaCTTGCTATATAGTATTATAATAATAGTTATATAttttagagtaggtcttttttgtgagacggtctcacgaatctttatctgtgagttgagtcaaacctaccgatattcacaataaaaagtaatattcttagcataaaaaataatattttttcatgaatgatccaaataagagatccgtcttacaaaatacgatccgtgagaccgtctcacacaagtttttgcctatctTTTAATAtgcaatatataaaattaacgATACGTTAAAGATTACAGAGATTTGAGAGGATGGTTATTtttatttggatgaaaaattcAAACACTAtattttttgtgtttatttttcagaatattatATCAAGAGTAAAAGTAAaatgaaatgagaaaaatggaAATGAAATCAATGACATTGTATTTACTATCTAACATTGTCCTGAAGTTAACGGCGGTAGGTGTTGAAGCGAGGAATGTTGCAGTGCAATCTTCTATATCATGGCTTCGTCGTTGTGCCTACAATTCCTGGAAGGGCGGAAACACCGATGGATTTCGGTAGAAAGGTTCATTCTCCGCCGCCGGTGACCGGATCCGCGGTGTAGTATGAGGTGATGATGAAAGCCAAGGTTGAGAACGTGAACGGTGGTTGAAATCTTGACGGGGATGCAGCGGAGGAGACAACGCGCGGGTAAGTCTGGGAAAATTTGGGGAGTGAGTGGTCGCTTTCGCCATCGTCTCCTCCGCTCC comes from the Primulina huaijiensis isolate GDHJ02 chromosome 8, ASM1229523v2, whole genome shotgun sequence genome and includes:
- the LOC140982492 gene encoding aldehyde oxidase GLOX-like is translated as MKFKKFSLVLFLAITLLLFTSTSQRHPHPKPAFSPAGLASSSRFQPQISFPIFPFTITTSHHTAVHVTGGGEWTLLQKSIGVSAMHMQLLFNNKIVIFDRTDFGRSNLSLPSGKCRYNDEAIIEDCTAHSLLYDVASNTYRPLMVQTDVWCSSGSVNSAGILIQTGGYHGGDHKIRIFTPCIHDECDWIELQHETLSVQRWYASNQILPDGRVIVVGGRRAFNYEFFPKNLLEKQVYYFPFLKETTDPAEENNLYPFLHLLPDGNLFVFANQRSVVLDYVNYKIVKEFPAIPGEKRSYPATGSSAMLPLKLNPPIADGFFTFPPVSPSVEVMVCGGARGGAYINATNGHFMAASKSCGRIRVTDPNPKWVMENMPMSRVMPDMLILPTGDLIILNGAAKGTAGWESAIDPVLNPLFYRPDESDPKKRFTVLNPSKIPRLYHSSATLLPDGRILVGGSNPHVRYTYTDVKYPTELSLEAFSPPYGAEKYSHLRPSILSIEGPTDNVLSYCQEFSITLSMKMYHPEGEYTVTMAAPSFSTHSFAMNQRLLVLHIASAEQLSVFAHKLTVYAPPTANIAPPGYYMLFVVHQGVPSHSIWVRIK